In Leptospira perdikensis, a single genomic region encodes these proteins:
- a CDS encoding ATP-binding protein: MGNVSLNGEWRIDWKDWNPTNDSPNKEFTIVPGHWNNSAFEKYPAGFARLSLTILVPENTKTLYLQNGVTRNAFEVLVDEKTIYKSGIIGESFSSEIPHLNIQTVALPDVKNNQIQLSLKISCFHYHNCGVATPYSLGTHSGISKSYLGAIGRDIFVLTSLLTLAFFHFVLYIFWRDEKTHILFAAVCFLAAMRLLSIGETRFIYNYLPLGVYETMVRINGISFVLVYLSFVLYVKEIYNSEKYKLVYRINFFVASLLFFALPLNLLTFSKFLAFHLVLSLLALFGLLYPIIHGVLLKKPGSRLFLFSVIATMFLFSLDILTEFAKKGTAYLAQYGFLVFGLSQALFIADRMIENFKNKERLKQEKESAEAKVNFKTTFLSTMSHEIRTPMNGVLGMAQLLQQTNLSEEQKEYLNLIQFSGDNLLLLINDILDLSKLESGQFELHLEPVPLEKFMKDFINIFKTQTDPNKLKIELDFLNPPPAFLITDQRRFAQVLTNLLSNAVKFTEKGSITVLVETIILKKDMVRLKVSVKDTGIGIPDDRMGILFQPFSQVHSHLTEKTIGTGLGLAITKKLIEEMGGSISVQSVYGRGSNFTFQFTAQIGPESSESEQHSNTKETIPKRSSDSPLAEKYPLKILVADDDPISQKVSSLFLKKLGYTNLQAENGEKTLDIVRSESPDLLFVDIQMPDMDGITVAKCIRQSKTIAKQPVIIALTANVMEEEKHRCLSAGMDDFMTKPLLLRDLDFMIRKWAKRDLSPSNR, from the coding sequence ATGGGGAATGTCTCACTCAATGGCGAGTGGAGGATTGATTGGAAGGATTGGAATCCAACAAATGATTCTCCGAACAAAGAATTTACTATTGTTCCAGGACATTGGAACAATTCTGCATTCGAAAAATATCCCGCAGGATTTGCTCGCCTAAGCCTAACCATCTTAGTTCCTGAAAATACAAAAACATTGTACCTCCAAAATGGAGTGACTCGTAATGCCTTTGAAGTCCTTGTGGATGAAAAAACAATATACAAATCGGGAATCATTGGAGAAAGTTTCTCCTCCGAAATTCCTCATCTCAATATCCAAACAGTTGCTTTACCTGATGTAAAAAACAATCAAATCCAACTCTCTCTAAAAATTTCGTGTTTTCACTATCATAATTGTGGAGTGGCAACTCCATATTCCCTAGGAACACATTCAGGTATCAGTAAATCTTATTTAGGAGCCATTGGAAGAGATATATTTGTTTTAACATCTTTACTTACATTAGCTTTTTTCCATTTTGTTTTATATATTTTCTGGAGAGATGAAAAAACCCACATCTTATTTGCAGCTGTTTGTTTTTTGGCTGCCATGCGTTTATTGAGTATTGGCGAAACTAGGTTTATCTACAACTACCTACCTCTAGGAGTTTACGAAACCATGGTACGAATCAATGGAATTAGTTTTGTTTTGGTTTATCTTTCTTTTGTTTTGTATGTAAAAGAAATCTACAATTCAGAAAAATATAAACTTGTTTATCGAATAAACTTTTTTGTCGCATCTTTGTTATTTTTTGCTTTACCCCTTAATCTACTAACCTTTTCTAAATTTTTAGCTTTTCATTTAGTTTTATCACTTCTTGCTCTTTTTGGTTTACTTTACCCTATCATTCACGGTGTTTTATTAAAAAAACCAGGAAGTCGCCTGTTTTTATTTTCAGTGATTGCAACTATGTTTTTATTTTCTTTAGATATACTCACCGAGTTTGCAAAAAAAGGGACCGCCTATCTTGCGCAATACGGATTTCTTGTATTTGGTCTTTCACAAGCTCTATTCATTGCAGACAGAATGATAGAAAATTTCAAAAACAAAGAAAGACTTAAACAAGAAAAAGAAAGTGCAGAAGCAAAAGTAAATTTCAAAACAACATTTCTTTCTACTATGAGCCACGAAATCAGAACTCCTATGAATGGGGTTTTAGGGATGGCTCAGTTGTTACAACAAACCAATTTATCTGAAGAACAAAAGGAATACTTAAACCTAATTCAATTTAGTGGAGATAATCTTTTATTACTAATTAATGATATTTTGGATTTATCGAAATTGGAGTCAGGTCAATTTGAATTACATTTAGAACCAGTCCCTCTTGAAAAATTCATGAAGGATTTTATCAATATTTTCAAAACACAAACGGATCCCAATAAACTAAAAATTGAATTAGATTTTTTAAATCCTCCACCTGCATTTCTGATAACAGACCAAAGACGATTCGCACAAGTTTTAACAAATCTTTTGAGTAACGCAGTCAAATTTACCGAAAAAGGTTCCATTACTGTTCTAGTTGAAACCATCATATTAAAAAAAGATATGGTTCGCTTAAAAGTATCCGTAAAAGATACCGGTATTGGAATTCCAGATGATCGAATGGGAATTTTGTTTCAACCATTCTCACAAGTACATTCTCATCTAACAGAGAAAACGATAGGTACAGGGCTCGGCCTTGCGATCACAAAAAAGTTAATCGAAGAGATGGGAGGTTCTATTTCCGTTCAAAGTGTATACGGACGAGGTTCTAATTTCACATTTCAATTCACTGCTCAAATTGGACCCGAATCATCAGAATCCGAACAACACTCTAATACGAAAGAAACCATTCCCAAAAGAAGTTCTGACTCTCCATTGGCCGAAAAATATCCTTTAAAGATTTTGGTTGCTGACGATGATCCGATCAGCCAGAAAGTTTCTAGTCTCTTTCTGAAAAAATTGGGTTATACCAACTTACAGGCTGAAAACGGAGAAAAAACATTGGATATCGTTCGTTCAGAAAGTCCCGATTTGTTATTTGTAGACATTCAAATGCCCGATATGGACGGAATCACCGTTGCTAAATGCATCCGCCAATCGAAAACGATCGCCAAACAACCTGTAATCATTGCCCTTACTGCCAATGTGATGGAAGAAGAAAAACACCGATGCCTTTCTGCCGGTATGGACGATTTTATGACAAAGCCACTTCTTTTACGGGACCTTGATTTCATGATTAGAAAATGGGCGAAAAGAGATTTGTCACCGTCCAATAGATAA
- a CDS encoding BPSS1187 family protein, with translation MSVLNFIVSIRSFVIIFCIFCVLVSCKKESDEKEDLVTLLGLGLYARSCAGQNTFPSNGAVGALTRLQIQPSQTSTAITSYNNPHQVYPPQSNVSRKNILSVFYPGTGSSPCEIGAILQQGASRGYHIIGLSYPNGEAVNSLCNQGDARFDTNCFENLRNEVVTGADVSPYVSVDVNNSIEGRLLALLQYLVSSRPGEGWEQFFAGNNINWNLIYVGGHSQGSGHAAYHGKRRAVARVSIYSGVSDYSLQYSSLPSWLASAQTAPAGSYYGLIHENDTVANFSGNTNQVTDAWLNQFSMTGTLTNTSVGAPYANSHRLVTSACNGMGAAALHSCPMVNGFQTIWNYISFP, from the coding sequence GTGAGTGTTTTGAATTTTATTGTCTCCATTCGTTCCTTCGTTATCATTTTTTGTATTTTCTGTGTTCTTGTTTCCTGTAAAAAAGAGTCAGATGAAAAAGAGGACCTTGTAACTCTCCTCGGACTTGGTTTGTATGCCAGATCTTGTGCAGGACAGAATACTTTCCCTTCGAATGGGGCAGTTGGAGCTTTAACCAGGTTACAAATCCAACCTTCGCAAACATCTACTGCCATTACTTCCTATAATAATCCACATCAGGTTTATCCTCCACAATCAAACGTTAGTCGAAAAAATATCCTTTCTGTGTTTTATCCAGGAACTGGTTCCAGTCCCTGTGAAATAGGTGCTATCCTGCAGCAGGGAGCCAGCCGTGGCTATCATATCATTGGACTCAGTTATCCGAATGGGGAAGCTGTGAATAGTCTTTGTAACCAAGGAGATGCAAGGTTTGATACAAATTGTTTTGAAAATTTACGTAATGAAGTGGTGACTGGTGCTGATGTATCTCCTTATGTTTCTGTTGATGTAAACAATTCTATTGAAGGAAGGTTACTCGCTCTTCTTCAGTATCTTGTATCTTCGAGGCCAGGTGAAGGTTGGGAACAATTTTTTGCGGGAAACAATATCAATTGGAATTTGATTTATGTAGGTGGTCATTCACAAGGAAGTGGACATGCTGCCTATCATGGGAAACGGAGAGCCGTGGCTCGTGTTTCTATTTATAGCGGAGTTTCCGATTATAGTTTGCAGTATTCTTCACTCCCGTCTTGGCTTGCGAGCGCACAAACAGCACCTGCTGGATCGTATTATGGACTCATTCATGAAAATGACACGGTAGCTAACTTTAGTGGAAACACAAACCAGGTAACAGATGCTTGGTTAAACCAATTTTCTATGACTGGAACTCTAACAAACACCAGTGTGGGTGCTCCGTATGCCAATAGTCACCGTCTGGTGACGAGCGCTTGTAATGGAATGGGGGCGGCTGCCTTACATAGTTGTCCTATGGTCAATGGGTTTCAAACCATTTGGAACTATATTAGTTTTCCTTAA
- a CDS encoding malate:quinone oxidoreductase yields the protein MKEKDTVRTKSDVILIGAGIMSATLGVLLKELAPHLTITVLERLDAAARESSNAWNNAGTGHSAFCELNYTIENEDGSIQTKKALQIAEWYEISKEFWGYLVGTKRIIDADEFIHSVPHYSFVWGEENVSFLRKRFDALKKYELFKDLVFADDESTLTEWLPLVMKGRDNSEPLAATKMELGTDVNFGSLTRAMFRYLETFPDVHVHYFEDVKDLERSDNGFWHLTSNNIQTHEKEHHEAKFVFIGAGGGSLPLLEKSDIPEAAGFGGFPVSGQWLRCRNRDVIKQHFAKVYGKANVGSPPMSVPHLDTRIIEGKKELLFGPYAGFTTKFLKKGSYLDLVKSLEFDNIFPMLSAGMHNLPLTKYLISQAMQSHEDRIEALKEYFPEVKSEDWELVVAGQRVQVIKKDEEEGGVLEFGTEVVSAKDGSLAALLGASPGASTSVSIMLEVLADCFPKEMQSPEWKTKLKTMIPSFGESMKDNPEICITSRRNTEQLLELNQGVSVSAKV from the coding sequence ATGAAAGAAAAAGATACAGTTCGAACAAAGTCAGATGTGATACTCATTGGTGCTGGAATTATGAGTGCCACTCTTGGAGTTCTTTTAAAAGAACTAGCACCCCACCTAACAATCACTGTATTGGAAAGATTGGATGCGGCAGCACGTGAAAGCTCCAATGCTTGGAACAATGCGGGAACCGGACACTCTGCTTTCTGCGAATTAAACTATACTATTGAAAATGAAGACGGTTCCATCCAAACAAAAAAAGCTCTACAAATTGCTGAATGGTATGAAATTTCCAAAGAATTTTGGGGGTACCTTGTTGGTACGAAACGAATCATAGATGCAGATGAATTCATTCATTCAGTTCCTCATTACAGTTTTGTCTGGGGGGAAGAAAATGTATCCTTTCTACGCAAACGTTTTGACGCCCTAAAGAAGTATGAACTCTTTAAAGATTTAGTTTTTGCAGATGATGAATCAACTCTAACAGAATGGCTTCCACTAGTAATGAAAGGTCGGGACAATTCAGAACCACTCGCAGCAACCAAAATGGAATTAGGAACTGACGTTAACTTTGGCAGTCTCACTAGAGCTATGTTCCGTTATTTGGAAACATTTCCAGACGTTCATGTACATTATTTTGAAGATGTAAAAGACTTAGAACGAAGTGATAATGGATTTTGGCACCTAACTTCAAATAATATTCAAACCCACGAAAAGGAACACCATGAAGCTAAATTTGTATTTATTGGTGCAGGTGGAGGCAGTCTTCCCCTTTTAGAAAAATCGGACATCCCTGAAGCAGCTGGGTTTGGTGGATTCCCTGTAAGTGGACAGTGGTTACGTTGTCGCAATAGAGATGTAATCAAACAACATTTTGCAAAAGTATATGGCAAAGCAAATGTAGGTTCCCCTCCCATGTCTGTTCCTCATTTAGATACAAGGATCATTGAAGGAAAAAAAGAATTATTATTTGGACCTTATGCTGGTTTTACGACTAAATTCTTAAAAAAGGGTTCGTATTTGGATTTAGTGAAATCGTTGGAATTTGATAATATTTTTCCTATGTTATCCGCCGGTATGCACAACCTTCCTTTAACAAAATATCTAATCAGCCAAGCAATGCAATCGCATGAAGACCGGATAGAAGCACTTAAGGAATATTTTCCTGAAGTAAAATCTGAAGACTGGGAATTGGTAGTGGCAGGACAAAGAGTTCAAGTCATCAAAAAAGATGAAGAAGAAGGTGGCGTTTTAGAATTTGGAACAGAAGTTGTGTCAGCAAAAGATGGATCCCTTGCAGCCCTACTTGGTGCAAGCCCGGGTGCCTCTACTTCCGTTTCCATAATGTTGGAAGTATTAGCGGATTGTTTTCCAAAAGAAATGCAATCTCCTGAGTGGAAAACTAAATTAAAAACAATGATTCCTAGTTTTGGTGAATCAATGAAAGACAATCCAGAAATTTGTATCACAAGCCGGAGAAATACAGAACAACTTTTGGAACTAAACCAAGGAGTGAGTGTTAGCGCCAAAGTTTAA
- a CDS encoding NAD(P)/FAD-dependent oxidoreductase encodes MKPKILILGAGYAGIMAANRLDKQVRDAEIILISESSEFKERIRYHETAAVGQKKEIPIKNLLRTRVNFLKTKVTGIYPNEKSIKVEFNNQNLNYDYLVIALGSSDIRQIQTKENSIQSKDAVLEFLKQKEKSIIQNLCIIGGGLTGLELATEWKYFFPQSMVTLIDRNELGASFSKKAKEYFQTYMLENKIKIFDRTQIKKIEGNEIEFENQTKQTYDCIVNCTGFQSSSLLKESGFQTNDKNQIFVDPFLRSIEHPDVFVAGDSAYLENSILRMGCVTALPMGSYIADHLANRINGKNLYPFSFQFVGRCVSLGREDGLIQLTHGDDKPKECIIKGKWGARVKELVNRFTIFSLLMEKHLPFRFYFWPKGNPILGGNKVPSNPMKVGDLFV; translated from the coding sequence ATGAAACCCAAAATACTAATTTTAGGAGCGGGCTATGCCGGAATTATGGCTGCAAACCGCTTAGACAAACAAGTGAGAGATGCCGAAATTATCCTTATATCTGAATCCTCTGAATTTAAGGAAAGGATCCGCTACCATGAAACGGCAGCGGTTGGGCAAAAAAAAGAAATTCCAATCAAAAACCTTCTCCGAACAAGAGTTAACTTTTTAAAAACAAAAGTTACTGGAATTTATCCCAATGAAAAATCAATCAAAGTAGAATTTAACAACCAAAATTTAAACTATGATTATCTTGTCATTGCTCTGGGCAGTTCTGACATTCGACAAATACAAACAAAAGAAAATTCGATTCAATCCAAAGATGCTGTTTTAGAATTTCTAAAACAAAAAGAAAAATCTATAATTCAAAATCTCTGTATCATTGGTGGTGGGTTAACCGGGCTTGAACTAGCCACAGAATGGAAGTATTTTTTTCCGCAGTCGATGGTCACTCTTATAGATCGTAATGAACTTGGTGCTTCATTTTCTAAAAAAGCCAAAGAATATTTTCAAACTTATATGTTAGAAAATAAAATCAAAATCTTTGATAGAACTCAGATTAAAAAAATTGAGGGGAATGAAATCGAATTTGAAAACCAAACCAAACAAACCTATGACTGTATAGTCAACTGTACCGGTTTTCAAAGTTCTTCTCTTCTAAAAGAATCTGGGTTTCAAACCAATGACAAAAATCAAATTTTTGTGGACCCATTCCTTCGGTCTATCGAACATCCAGATGTTTTTGTTGCAGGCGATTCTGCCTATTTAGAAAATTCTATATTACGTATGGGTTGTGTGACTGCTTTACCGATGGGATCTTATATTGCTGACCATCTTGCCAATAGGATCAATGGAAAAAATCTTTATCCTTTTTCATTTCAATTTGTTGGTAGATGTGTATCGCTTGGTCGTGAAGATGGACTGATCCAATTAACTCATGGTGATGACAAACCGAAAGAATGCATTATCAAAGGGAAATGGGGGGCGCGTGTGAAAGAACTTGTCAATCGATTCACAATTTTTTCTCTATTGATGGAAAAACATCTTCCCTTCCGATTTTATTTTTGGCCCAAAGGAAATCCAATCCTTGGTGGAAATAAAGTTCCCTCAAATCCAATGAAGGTTGGAGATTTGTTTGTATGA
- a CDS encoding OmpA family protein encodes MQKMNWKSHFIFFGIILFFPFSLVYSEGFDRGNLIFYGNGAFGIGENSGTLEKKVEKTNFPTFQALNSPYADAASSYVNYIFLQNAIKRHTELSSHVGELGFEYGIFRHIGIGLSVSNQTITASNFRTVDERFIILYSLLALDYGTLLNRLNQGEIYNIATQRRRDVFNSTSGDLSLFFHFQPNDPIDPYIRIGGGAGYERLFGGATNRVFGALGFRYHLNNRFFVNAELEHSNVYMVNYDAPNSGHKNKGNFAETFLKFGMGVSFTLSGSKTKEPENKMETVTDSVGSEIPIQTKDPVPETKLDRFVFLASEIFDLPTSHIHLEGRARLDAIARSLENEYKDFDVLVITYTTPFREDVPGNYENYDLGFERSQAISRVLREKGVNSRRIIDSTQGSAMYTVDSKEKVVIELRKKNK; translated from the coding sequence ATGCAGAAAATGAATTGGAAATCTCATTTTATTTTTTTTGGAATTATATTATTTTTTCCCTTTTCCTTAGTTTATAGTGAAGGTTTTGATCGTGGTAATTTGATTTTTTATGGAAATGGTGCGTTTGGTATTGGAGAAAATTCGGGAACCTTGGAAAAAAAGGTCGAAAAAACCAATTTTCCTACTTTTCAGGCATTAAACTCTCCTTATGCGGATGCTGCATCTAGTTACGTAAATTATATTTTTTTGCAGAATGCCATTAAGAGGCATACTGAACTTTCGAGCCATGTTGGCGAGTTAGGATTTGAATACGGAATCTTTCGACATATCGGTATTGGACTCTCTGTTTCGAACCAAACTATCACTGCTTCAAATTTTCGTACAGTTGATGAAAGGTTTATTATACTTTATTCTTTGTTAGCGTTAGATTATGGCACACTATTGAATCGATTGAATCAAGGTGAAATTTATAATATAGCAACCCAAAGAAGGAGGGATGTTTTTAATTCTACTTCTGGGGACTTGAGTTTATTTTTCCATTTTCAGCCCAATGATCCGATAGATCCTTATATTCGAATTGGTGGTGGAGCCGGGTATGAACGATTGTTTGGAGGTGCCACCAATCGGGTATTTGGTGCTCTTGGTTTTAGATACCACTTAAATAATCGGTTTTTCGTAAACGCAGAATTAGAACATTCAAATGTTTATATGGTGAATTACGATGCACCAAATTCAGGACATAAAAATAAAGGAAACTTTGCAGAAACATTTTTGAAATTTGGTATGGGTGTTAGTTTTACACTGTCTGGTTCTAAAACAAAGGAACCTGAAAATAAAATGGAAACGGTGACGGATTCCGTTGGCTCCGAAATTCCAATCCAAACAAAGGATCCGGTGCCCGAGACAAAACTGGATCGTTTTGTGTTCCTCGCGAGTGAAATCTTTGATTTACCGACGAGTCATATCCATTTGGAGGGTAGAGCTCGTTTAGATGCGATTGCTCGTAGTTTGGAAAACGAGTATAAGGACTTTGATGTTCTAGTTATTACTTATACAACACCTTTCAGAGAAGATGTTCCAGGAAATTACGAAAATTATGATCTTGGATTTGAACGGTCCCAAGCGATTTCTCGGGTTCTTCGGGAAAAGGGAGTCAACTCGAGAAGAATCATTGATTCTACACAAGGGTCCGCCATGTATACAGTAGACTCAAAAGAAAAAGTTGTGATTGAACTTCGAAAAAAGAATAAATAG
- a CDS encoding SDR family NAD(P)-dependent oxidoreductase produces MKHTLIIGATSDIGIHIAESLAKRGFPLSLTGRDQKKLNEIKTKLKSKYAISIETYELDVTDFSSHTKFYQTLKEKPTIAFFVAGYYEDQTKARIEQTELLKTIHTNFTGAVSLINLISLDMEKRQEGTIVAISSVAGDRGRQMNYIYGSAKAGLTTYLSGLRSLLFSKGVHVSTIQLGPVYTKMSLGHNLIPWLTLQPEVAGELIVKAGLNKKDIVYIRWPWRFIMGVIRMIPEWIFKRLPPF; encoded by the coding sequence ATGAAACATACCTTAATCATTGGAGCCACTTCCGATATTGGAATTCATATTGCAGAATCTTTAGCCAAAAGAGGATTTCCTCTTTCTTTAACAGGCAGGGATCAAAAGAAATTAAATGAAATAAAAACAAAACTTAAATCCAAATATGCCATTTCAATTGAGACTTACGAATTGGATGTCACTGATTTTTCTTCCCATACAAAATTCTACCAGACTTTAAAAGAAAAACCAACGATCGCTTTTTTTGTGGCAGGTTATTACGAAGACCAAACAAAAGCCAGAATAGAACAAACAGAGCTCCTTAAAACCATTCATACGAATTTCACAGGGGCGGTATCACTCATCAATCTCATTTCCTTAGATATGGAAAAACGACAAGAGGGGACCATCGTTGCGATTAGCTCCGTAGCCGGAGACCGTGGTCGGCAGATGAATTATATTTATGGAAGTGCCAAAGCAGGTTTAACCACCTATCTTTCTGGACTTAGGTCTCTTTTGTTTTCAAAAGGTGTCCATGTCTCTACCATCCAACTGGGACCTGTGTATACAAAAATGTCTTTGGGACACAACCTCATTCCTTGGCTCACCTTACAACCAGAAGTTGCTGGTGAACTCATTGTGAAAGCTGGCCTTAACAAAAAGGATATAGTTTATATTCGGTGGCCTTGGCGTTTCATTATGGGAGTGATACGAATGATTCCCGAATGGATTTTCAAACGTCTTCCCCCATTTTAA
- a CDS encoding MBL fold metallo-hydrolase, with translation MATTLGKLPHGDILKRISMSEHFQSGSFQNLEPTEMLAPNSSYFKMAIKYWQKPNSIRPSSPVPSTKINLKELDATKPQYIWFGHSSYLLLAEGKKILVDPVFSGYASPVPFAVQSFEGTDIYLPEDMPDLDILLITHDHYDHLDYETILKLHPKTKTIVVPLGVSAHLLSWGVPLSKIIELDWFESKEIVSNLNITATPTRHFSGRSVLRNKSLWCSYVLKIGEYKVFVGGDSGYGSVFETIGKKYGPFDLAFLECGQYGDDWPFIHMRPEETALAAKTIGAKSFVPVHWGKFILSLHPWNDPIKRVLVASQELKLNLQVPKIGESFSFTGSGSVDGWWNFQ, from the coding sequence TTGGCTACAACTCTCGGCAAACTTCCCCACGGCGACATTCTCAAACGAATTTCTATGTCAGAACACTTTCAATCTGGCAGTTTCCAAAACTTAGAACCAACAGAAATGTTAGCACCAAACAGCTCTTATTTTAAAATGGCCATCAAATATTGGCAAAAACCAAATTCCATTCGACCCTCCTCCCCAGTTCCATCCACAAAAATCAATTTAAAAGAACTTGATGCTACGAAACCTCAATACATCTGGTTTGGGCATTCCTCTTATCTTTTACTTGCAGAAGGGAAAAAAATTTTGGTAGACCCAGTTTTTTCTGGTTATGCATCCCCAGTTCCCTTTGCTGTACAATCTTTCGAAGGAACGGATATTTATTTACCAGAAGATATGCCCGATTTGGACATTCTACTCATCACCCATGATCATTACGACCACTTAGATTATGAAACAATTCTTAAGTTACATCCAAAAACAAAAACCATCGTTGTTCCGTTAGGTGTTTCTGCTCACCTTCTCTCCTGGGGAGTCCCTCTTTCGAAAATCATAGAATTAGATTGGTTTGAATCCAAAGAAATTGTTTCAAATCTCAACATCACTGCCACTCCTACGAGACATTTCTCCGGACGAAGTGTACTAAGGAACAAAAGTTTATGGTGCTCCTATGTTTTAAAGATTGGAGAATACAAAGTATTTGTGGGTGGTGACTCAGGTTACGGCTCTGTATTTGAAACCATTGGAAAAAAATACGGACCTTTTGATTTAGCATTTTTAGAATGTGGGCAATATGGTGATGATTGGCCTTTTATCCATATGCGTCCTGAAGAAACCGCTTTGGCAGCAAAAACCATAGGTGCAAAATCATTTGTTCCGGTTCATTGGGGAAAATTCATCCTTTCCCTTCATCCATGGAATGATCCCATCAAACGAGTGCTTGTTGCATCACAGGAATTAAAACTCAATTTACAAGTTCCAAAAATTGGGGAGAGTTTTTCTTTTACGGGATCTGGAAGTGTGGATGGATGGTGGAATTTTCAGTGA
- a CDS encoding sigma-70 family RNA polymerase sigma factor produces MNDLEFFLEWKHYLFSIAYRITGSYVDAEDIVQESYLRWLSLDKSPIQNHKSYLGSITARLAFDLLKKASRKKESYIGPYLPEPIPETADVLDDEKINFAFLVILETLNPTERAVFILRELFDFDYESISNIVGKNADNCRQILSRARNAVQSRKKKFDPDPKLHSRLLLEFSFACYNQDTKSLTQLLQEDVVAFSDGGGKVHAARIPIPGIQRVISLLTRTTAKAAQSTEIYFGYANGSPALIGYSEDGPSVVQIFTSQGNKIDTIFNLVNPDKLKGFQNKETLLKLGYLRKPNFLDWTLAYVRRWISFQ; encoded by the coding sequence ATGAATGACCTAGAATTTTTTCTAGAATGGAAACATTATCTTTTTTCCATAGCTTACCGAATTACTGGGAGTTATGTGGATGCAGAAGACATTGTTCAGGAGAGTTATCTACGATGGCTCTCCCTTGATAAATCCCCTATCCAAAACCATAAATCTTATTTAGGAAGTATAACAGCAAGACTTGCCTTCGATCTTTTAAAAAAAGCATCTAGAAAAAAAGAATCCTACATTGGACCCTATTTACCAGAACCAATACCAGAAACGGCAGATGTTTTAGATGATGAAAAGATTAACTTTGCTTTTTTGGTGATTTTAGAAACACTCAACCCAACAGAAAGAGCAGTATTCATATTACGAGAGTTATTCGATTTTGATTATGAATCCATTTCAAATATTGTTGGGAAAAATGCTGACAATTGCAGACAAATTTTAAGTCGTGCTCGAAATGCGGTCCAATCGCGAAAGAAAAAATTTGATCCAGACCCAAAACTTCATTCCAGATTATTGTTGGAATTTAGTTTTGCTTGTTATAACCAAGATACAAAATCTCTTACTCAATTATTACAAGAGGATGTGGTTGCTTTTTCTGATGGTGGAGGTAAAGTGCATGCGGCGAGAATTCCGATTCCTGGAATACAAAGGGTCATATCCCTACTGACAAGGACTACCGCAAAGGCAGCTCAATCCACAGAAATCTATTTTGGGTATGCCAATGGTTCTCCTGCTCTCATCGGGTATTCCGAAGATGGCCCCAGTGTTGTCCAAATTTTTACTAGTCAAGGAAACAAAATTGATACTATTTTTAATTTAGTAAATCCTGATAAACTAAAAGGCTTTCAAAATAAAGAAACCCTTCTGAAACTAGGATATCTACGAAAACCGAATTTTTTAGATTGGACTCTTGCCTATGTAAGGCGGTGGATTTCCTTTCAATAA